A window of the Lactuca sativa cultivar Salinas chromosome 5, Lsat_Salinas_v11, whole genome shotgun sequence genome harbors these coding sequences:
- the LOC128134218 gene encoding leucine-rich repeat extensin-like protein 5 yields the protein MDFLKKKLTNQYHYHPPPPPPTTITTAPTHHPQKPLPTTITTTRHRQLQPPSTITTTCHHHPHPPQPSPTIITTPPPTPTTYHHHRPPQSPITTTRHHHTHPPDSLLTTHHYDHHLPLPPPTSHHHPHHLSPPPATITTTHHPSPATTTHAPPRTSLPLTYHPPL from the exons ATGGATTTTTTG aaaaaaaaactcactAACCAATACcactaccacccaccaccaccaccgcccacTACCATCACCACTGCCCCCACCCACCACCCACAAAAACCAttacccaccaccatcaccaccacccgccatcGCCAACTACAACCACcatccaccatcaccaccacctgccATCACCACCCCCATCCACCGCAACCATCACCCACCATCATCACCACACCACCCCCAACACCTACCACATACCACCACCACCGACCTCCACaatcacccatcaccaccacccgccaccatcaCACCCACCCACCAGATTCCTTACTTACCACCCACCATTATGACCACCACTTGCCACTACCACCACCTACCAGccaccaccacccccaccacctatcaccaccacccgccaccatcaCTACCACGCACCACCCATCACCCGCAACCACCACCCACGCACCTCCACGCACCTCACTACCACTCACCTACCACCCACCATTATGA